GGCTCTTGGCATTTCAGAAGATGATTTTGAAAATGCCCTAGATAAGATGGCAGAGGCAGCCATGGCGGATCGTTGTACGCCAACCAATCCAAAGCAGCCGTCAAAAGAAAATATGATTCAGATTTTCAGAAAGAGTTTTGGTCAAGCATAGGATGATGGCCATGCGTACCTGTTTAAAAATTAACAAAATATGGATGCACCTTTTCAAACCTCCCTACTCGTTCTGTATGGAGGTTTACTTTATGATTATTATATATTAAAATAACATCATAGGTTTTTTTAAATCTTTTTTCTGTCGATCAGAATGATTGACAAATTTTTATAACGAATAGCAAAGTTCTTCTTATAAAAGGTTCTTCAAAGAGAACTTTAGCGTAAATGAGTTTCAAGAAAAGCTCCCTCAGAATGGTTTTATAGAAGCTTTTCTTATAACGAATAGCAAAGTTCTACTCATAAAACCTTATCCAAAGAGAACTTTAGCGTAAATGAGTTTCAAGAAAAGCTCCCTCAGAATGGTTTTATAGAAGCTTTTCTTATAAATCAAGAAATGAAAGGTGTATCAAACGTATGAATGAATCTCCTAGTCCACTAAAAAAATTAGTAAATTCTAATTTATATGCGCGCTATAGCGGTATTTTATCATTATCCAATATTTCTTTGTTTCTCATAGACATCACGGGTGATATTTTACTTGAACTGATTCCTTCCCCTGAATTTTGTCGTCAGATTTGTATAGAACAGCAAAATAAAGTTTGCTGTGAATATAGGGACCGATTTGACAAAAATTATGAAGGTCGTTTTGTATGCCAATATGGACTTCAAAACATCCTATTGCCCATTAAGGTGAACGGTGAAATCTTAGGCTATGTTGGTGGTATGCAGGTATATTCTCAAGATACAGAATATAAAAAATATATGATTGATGTACAATCTCTAAAAAATGAGAAGAACTTAGAACTAGAGTTTATTGCAAAATCCATTGCTGCTTTAAGGACGGTGGAATTAAACAAAATTCAAATTCATGAACAAATATGTCATCATATTGCCAATAACATTTCTTTGGACTTATCTGAAAGTGCTACTAGTGTTGACTCTAATGTTGCTAGACTATCCATTGAAAAAGAAATTCTGGAGAAAAAAATTATTGATTTAGAAGCCAAAAATATGTCTTTAGTAATCAATCCCCATTTTTTATTTAATACCCTAAACTGTATCGCTCGTATCGCTTACTTTGAACAATCCCATACGACGGAAGAACTTATTTATTGTCTTTCCGACTTGCTTCGATACAATTTAAAGCAAGAGGATCAGCTTCATACCATCGCCTCTGAAATTGATAATATTGAAAAATATTTATATATACAAAAAGTAAGATTTAAAAGTCGTTTAGAATATACCATCGATGTTCCAGAAAAAATTCGTTCTTATAGAATTCCGAATATGGTGCTGCAGCCCATTGTAGAAAATGCTTTGATTCATGGAATTACACCAAAGCGTGACGGGGGTAAAATCAACATTTATGCCGAGAAATTAAAGGATACCATCGTAATTTCTATCGCAGATAATGGCAATGGATTCCCAAAAGAGGTTTTAGATAAAATACAAAATGCGGAAAATAAGTCCGGTTTAGGTTTTAGGAGTACGGATGGACGCTTAAAACAATATTATGGAGAGTGCTATGGATTGGACATTGTAAAGTCGGACTATTCAGGTAGTACGATAACAATTACAATTCCTACACAACCATCGGGAGGTGTTGGCGATGAATGTGGTTCTAATTGTAGAGGATGAAATATTGGAGCAGGAATTTCTGAAAACTATGGTATTGGGAGAGCTTTCCCCAGAGGATAAGGTTCTTACTACGGAAAGCGGCATTCAGGCTGTCCAATTAGCCAAGCAGCATCGACCGAATATCATTATTATGGATTTAATGATTGCAGAAGTTGATGGCCTCACTGCAATTCAAGATATTAGAAAATTTTTGCCCAATGCTTGTATCACAATATTATCTGCTTACTCGGATTTTTCCTATGCACAAAAGGCTATCAACCTTAAAGTTTTTGAATATCTACTAAAACCAGTAAAACCTTCTGCCTTTAAAGAGATTTTTAAAAAAATGCTGGAAATAGCCCATGAGGAGTCTATGATTTCTGAGCCCATTGAGAAAACTTTTCTGCCACTACAAGAGGAGCATCAATCCTTTATTCAAGAATCTGTAACTTATATTCAAGAACATTTTAAAGAAAAGCTGACTTTAGAGATGACAGCTTCCAGAGTGTTTATGAATCCAAAGTATTTTAGCCGTGTGTTCAAGAAAGAAATGGGAATATCTTTTACAGAATTTATCATTCAGCTCAGAATTCAATATGCATGCAGGCTGCTTGAAACTACAAATTACCCTGCCTATCGAATTTCATCGGAATGTGGTTTTTCAGATCCCTCCTACTTCAACAGGGTTTTCTGCGCTCAGCTGAATATGACGCCTCAAACCTATCGAAAGAATTCACAGGCTCAACAGCATTAAAAAAAACCCCCAAAGTTTTGGGGGTTTTTTATGTTTTATCCTCGAACTGCAGCTGCTCCTCTTTCAAGAGCTTCCTTGTTTAATGGGATTAATTTTTCTTTGCTTGGTCCGTAAACTTTCTTGAATGCTTCAAGAACAGAGTCTACAGAAACAGCTTTTGTTGCTTCTAGGTAAGCACCTAGCATGATCATGTTTACTACTCTGCTGTTACCCATTTCAAGAGCGATATCATTGGCAGGTACATAATAAGTCTTTACATCATCTCTAGCTACTTTTTCTTCTACTAAAGAACTATTTACAATAACAACACCATCCGCAACTACGTTCTTTGCGAATTTAAGAGAAGGTAAGTTCATTACGATCGCTGCTGTTGCATCGTTTGTAATAACTGGTGATCCAACTGGCGCATCAGATACAACAACTGCACAGTTTGCAGCTCCTCCACGCATTTCTGGTCCATAAGAAGGTAACCAAGAAACTTCTTTGTTCTCGATCATCCCTGCATAGGTTAATAATTGGCCTGCGGACATAACACCTTGACCACCGAATCCTGATAAAATTACTCTTTCTGTTGCCATATTATTTCCCCTCCTCTGGTGTACGGAAATTTCCTAGTGGATAGTAAGGAATTAAGTTTTCTTTTAACCATACCATAGCTTCTGGTGCTGTTACACCCCAGTTTGTTGGACATGTAGAAAGTACTTCTACGATACCGAAACCTTTACCTTCTAATTGTACTTCAAAAGCTTTTTTGATCGCTTTTTTAGCTTTTCTGATGTTTGGAATGTCATGTACAGATACTCTCTCTACGAATACTGCACCATCGATTGTCGCTAACATTTCAGCCATTCTGATTGGCTTTCCTGCTAATTCTTCTTGTCTTCCTTGAGGCGCTGTTGTTGCCTTTTGTCCAACTAAAGTTGTTGGTGACATTTGTCCACCAGTCATTCCGTAAATAGCGTTATTTACGAAAATTGTTGTGAACTTTTCTCCTCTATGAGCAGCGTGAACGATTTCAGCTGTACCGATGGATGCTAAGTCTCCATCTCCTTGGTATGTGAATACAACGTTTTCTGGAAGAACTCTTTTGATACCAGTTGCAACAGCTGGTGCTCTACCGTGAGCTGCTTCACTCATATCACAGTTGAAGTAATCGTAAGCAAGTACAGAACAACCTACTGGAGCTACCCCAATTGTTTTTCCTAATACACCTAGCTCTTCTAATACTTCTCCTACTAATCTATGAATAATACCATGAGTACATCCTGGACAATAGTGAGTTTGTTTTTCTGTTAAGCCTTCAGTCTTTTTAAATACTACAGTCATTATTTTGCACCCCCTAAGATTTCCTTAGCTTTTGCGATGATTGCGTCTGGTGTAGGAACCATACCACCAGTTCTTCCGTAGAAGTGTACTGGAAGTCTTCCTTCGTTTGCAATTTTTACGTCATCGATCATTTGACCTGTACTCATTTCTACAGATAATAAAGCTTTTGCAGTCGCTGGAATTTCACTAAATGCTTTTGTTGGATATGGCCATAAAGTAATTGGTCTGATTAAACCAGCCTTAATTCCTTCTGCTCTTAATGCTTCGATTGCATTTTTAACGATTCTTGAAGTTGTACCGTAAGATACCATTACGATCTCTGCATCTTCCATTTTGTACATTTCATATAATGTTTCATTTTCTTCGATTTCTTTATACTTTCTATCTAATTTCCAGTTGTGATCTTCAAGTGCTTGAGGATCTAAGAATAAAGAGTTTACGATATTTGGTTTTCTATTTCCTTCTGTTCCTGTTGTTGCCCAATCTTTTGCTGGTAGATCTCTTTTCTTAGGCTCTTTAAATTCAACAGGCTCCATCATTTGTCCAATCATACCGTCTCCAAGAACGATTACTGGTGTTCTATAGTAGTCCGCTACGTTGAAAGCTTCCATTGTTAAGTCAACAGCCTCTTGAACTGTAGCAGGTGCATATACTGGGTGTCTGTAGTCTCCGTTTCCTCCACCTCTTGTAGACATGAAGTAGTCTGCTTGAGAAGGTTGGATACCACCAAGTCCTGGGCCACCTCTTGAAATATTTATAATAACTGCTGGTAATTCAGCTCCAGCAATATAACTGATTCCTTCTTGCTTTAGAGCAACCCCTACAGAAGAGGAAGATGTTAATACTCTTGCTCCTGTACCAGCAGCGCCATAGATCATATTGATTGCAGCAACTTCTGATTCAGCTTGAACAAACATTCCGCCAACCTTTGGTAATTCTCTAGACATAAATTCAGGTAATTCACTTTGTGGTGTAATTGGGTAACCGAAGAAATATTTACATCCTGCTTGAATCGCAGCAGCACCTAACGCTTCGTTTCCCTTCATTAATACTTTAGCCATGATATTTCCCTCCTTACAATTTTTATATAATTAATCTACTTTTTCTACAGTGATTACAACATCAGGACAAATTGTTGCACAGCTTGCACACGCGATACATTTTTCCATGTTCTCTTTAGTTACAGTCGCTGGATTATATCCTTTTGCATTGATTCTTGTTTTATCCATTTCAATAATTTTAACTGGACAAACAGTTGTACAAAGTGTACATCCTTTACAACGATTCTCATCAAAAATAACTCTTCCTTGAACTTTTGCCATTGTTTTAACCCTCCTTATATAATAATAAATAACTTGAGGAATATATAAACTTTGCCTTCATCAGCCACCACCTCCAGCAAAAATCATATACAAAATCTACATCCAATCTTCTCGCATGATCATTTTAATCGGAAGGATTTCTCCTTCTAAATCATTTGGCAGCTCTTTTGCTACACTTTCAATCACACTGATATATTTTATTGGAATATTCAGCTCTTTCGATGCTAAACTGCAAAGCTCCTGTCCTCTTAAAATATCCTCTACGCTTGTATATCTCAGCATATGCGTATTGTTAATCAGACCGGTTACCTTCGCTCTCGATGTTGTCTCAATGGATCGAATATGATGGATTAAGCCCTCTAGGGTTTGTGTTTCCGGTCTGTTGGCATTTACCACACAGAACATGTCATATTTTCCATCCACGAGATACTCCTGGTATCTTCCTAAGGTTCGAGCCCCCATGGAATCCCCACCGACATCCATTACAAAATCATAGCTTTCATTTTGCAACGGTCCTAAGATTGCCGCTGATATGGAAGGTAAGTCCGTACCAGAGCCTTCCACATAGCTGGACTCTACTTCTATACCATAGCTTCTCAGCAGTTTATGTTTTTCTCTACTTCTGAAGTATGGGTTGACCACATCGAGATCTGCTAAAGCTACTTTCTTTCCTTGTTTTGCTAGCTCTATGGCGTAGTTTATGGAAAACTCCGTTTTCCCACTGCCGTAGTGACCGATGATAATTCTAACTCTATTGTCTTTCAACATTTTAATCACCTTTATTGGTATTTTTTTGCTTCCTCTTCTCCTCTTAGTACTCTTAATCCACCTTCAGCTAAAGCGATCATTTCATCTTCGCCAGGATAGATTACTACATTAGAGATAAAGTCCACATCTTCCTTAATCCAAGCTGTAAATTCTTTATCGTATGCAATACCACCAGTTAAAATAATTGCATCTACTTTACCTTTTAATACTGCTGCACATGCACCGATTTCTTTTGCAACTTGGTATGCCATCGCTTTATATATTAATTCAGCTTCCTTATTTCCTTCTTCAATCATCTTGCAAACTTCTCTACCATCATTGGTATTTAAGTAAGCCACAAGACCACCTTTACCTGTGATTAATTTCTTAATCGCCTCTAAAGTATATTCTCCTGAGAAACACATTTTTGCTAATTGTCCTGCTGGAAGTCCACCGGATCTTTCTGGTGAGAATGGTCCATCTCCATCCAATGCATTGTTTACTTCTACAACTCTTCCTTGCTTGTGAGCACCTACAGAAACACCGCCACCTAAGTGTGCAACGATTACGTTCACTTCATCGTAAGCCTTACCCATATCTTTTGCGTATCTTCTAGCTACTGCTTTTTGATTTAATGCATGGAATATACTCATTCTCTCTAGTTGAGGAATACCAGATATTCTAGCGATCGGATCTAATTCATCTACAACCACTGGGTCAACGATGAAAGATGGAATATTTAATTGACCTGCAATTTCGTGTGCGATAATTCCACCTAAGTTTGAAGCATGTTGTCCAAGAACGCCGACTTTTAAATCAGCTAGCATATTTTCATCTACGGTATAAGTTCCACCTTCAATCGGCTTTAATAGACCGCCTCTACCTACAACTGCATCCAGCTTTGTAAGATTCATGCCTTTCTCATTCAATGTTTCAAGAATTACATTTTTTCTAAATTCATATTGAGCAAAAATTGTTGCATATTGTCCAATTTCTTCGGAAGAGTGTCTTAAAACCTCTTCAAATATATTCTTTTCGTTATCAAATATAGCAATTTTTGTAGATGTGGATCCTGGATTAATCGTTAATATTCTAAAAGTTTCACTCATTGTTTTTCCGCTCCTCTGATTAAAAATAGAATTTGTTCACTTCTGTTCACAATGCTTATAATGCAATCAGTTTTTAATTCCTAAAAACTTCAAATGCTTAAAATAATTTTGCTGCACATAATACACCAAGTGCAATAGAATACAGTTTTGCTTCGTCGCTATCTGCTCTAGACGTTAATACGACTGGCGCTTTTGCACCAACAATCAGTCCTGCGTTTTTAGCGCCTGCAAAGAATACCATGGATTTATATAAAATATTACCAGCTTCTATGTCTGGAACTAATAAAATCTCAGCTTGACCTGCAACTGGATGGTTAATTCCCTTGTGTTTTGCAGCTTCCATTGAAACCGCATTATCCAGTGCAAATGGACCACCTACAATACAGCCTGTCAGTTCACCATTTTTATTCATCTCTTCTAAAGCCGCTGCTTCTACCGTATCCTTCATTTTTGGATTTACTTTTTCAACTGCACAAAGAGCTGCTACCTTAGGCTCTGGAATATCAAGAGCGTGAGCTACTTGAACGGCATTTTCAATAATTTGTTTTTTTGTATTTAAATCCGGTGCCAAGTTCATAGCTGCATCTGTTACGAAGAATAGTCGATCGTATTCCTTCACATCAAATACCGCAACGTGACTTAGTACATTACCAGTTCTAAGACCGATTTCAGGGTCTAATACGGCTTTTAAAACTACAGAAGTATCCACTAAGCCTTTCATTACCATATGTGCCTTGCCAGAAGAAACAAGTTCTACTGCTTTTCTACAAGCTTCTACTGCATCTTTCACATCGATAATTTCAAATTGACCTGCATCAATCTTGTGATTTTGGGCAATTTCTAGAATTTTTTCCTTATCACCAACTAAAATCGCATTTACAATACCTTCTGCCACAGCTTGGTTCACTGCAGATAAAACTTCAAAGTCTTGGGCACAGGCTACAGAGAT
Above is a genomic segment from Alkaliphilus oremlandii OhILAs containing:
- a CDS encoding sensor histidine kinase; protein product: MNESPSPLKKLVNSNLYARYSGILSLSNISLFLIDITGDILLELIPSPEFCRQICIEQQNKVCCEYRDRFDKNYEGRFVCQYGLQNILLPIKVNGEILGYVGGMQVYSQDTEYKKYMIDVQSLKNEKNLELEFIAKSIAALRTVELNKIQIHEQICHHIANNISLDLSESATSVDSNVARLSIEKEILEKKIIDLEAKNMSLVINPHFLFNTLNCIARIAYFEQSHTTEELIYCLSDLLRYNLKQEDQLHTIASEIDNIEKYLYIQKVRFKSRLEYTIDVPEKIRSYRIPNMVLQPIVENALIHGITPKRDGGKINIYAEKLKDTIVISIADNGNGFPKEVLDKIQNAENKSGLGFRSTDGRLKQYYGECYGLDIVKSDYSGSTITITIPTQPSGGVGDECGSNCRG
- a CDS encoding 3-methyl-2-oxobutanoate dehydrogenase subunit VorB, whose protein sequence is MAKVLMKGNEALGAAAIQAGCKYFFGYPITPQSELPEFMSRELPKVGGMFVQAESEVAAINMIYGAAGTGARVLTSSSSVGVALKQEGISYIAGAELPAVIINISRGGPGLGGIQPSQADYFMSTRGGGNGDYRHPVYAPATVQEAVDLTMEAFNVADYYRTPVIVLGDGMIGQMMEPVEFKEPKKRDLPAKDWATTGTEGNRKPNIVNSLFLDPQALEDHNWKLDRKYKEIEENETLYEMYKMEDAEIVMVSYGTTSRIVKNAIEALRAEGIKAGLIRPITLWPYPTKAFSEIPATAKALLSVEMSTGQMIDDVKIANEGRLPVHFYGRTGGMVPTPDAIIAKAKEILGGAK
- a CDS encoding 2-oxoacid:acceptor oxidoreductase family protein, yielding MATERVILSGFGGQGVMSAGQLLTYAGMIENKEVSWLPSYGPEMRGGAANCAVVVSDAPVGSPVITNDATAAIVMNLPSLKFAKNVVADGVVIVNSSLVEEKVARDDVKTYYVPANDIALEMGNSRVVNMIMLGAYLEATKAVSVDSVLEAFKKVYGPSKEKLIPLNKEALERGAAAVRG
- a CDS encoding nucleotide-binding protein, which gives rise to MLKDNRVRIIIGHYGSGKTEFSINYAIELAKQGKKVALADLDVVNPYFRSREKHKLLRSYGIEVESSYVEGSGTDLPSISAAILGPLQNESYDFVMDVGGDSMGARTLGRYQEYLVDGKYDMFCVVNANRPETQTLEGLIHHIRSIETTSRAKVTGLINNTHMLRYTSVEDILRGQELCSLASKELNIPIKYISVIESVAKELPNDLEGEILPIKMIMREDWM
- a CDS encoding thiamine pyrophosphate-dependent enzyme; its protein translation is MTVVFKKTEGLTEKQTHYCPGCTHGIIHRLVGEVLEELGVLGKTIGVAPVGCSVLAYDYFNCDMSEAAHGRAPAVATGIKRVLPENVVFTYQGDGDLASIGTAEIVHAAHRGEKFTTIFVNNAIYGMTGGQMSPTTLVGQKATTAPQGRQEELAGKPIRMAEMLATIDGAVFVERVSVHDIPNIRKAKKAIKKAFEVQLEGKGFGIVEVLSTCPTNWGVTAPEAMVWLKENLIPYYPLGNFRTPEEGK
- the buk gene encoding butyrate kinase, with translation MSETFRILTINPGSTSTKIAIFDNEKNIFEEVLRHSSEEIGQYATIFAQYEFRKNVILETLNEKGMNLTKLDAVVGRGGLLKPIEGGTYTVDENMLADLKVGVLGQHASNLGGIIAHEIAGQLNIPSFIVDPVVVDELDPIARISGIPQLERMSIFHALNQKAVARRYAKDMGKAYDEVNVIVAHLGGGVSVGAHKQGRVVEVNNALDGDGPFSPERSGGLPAGQLAKMCFSGEYTLEAIKKLITGKGGLVAYLNTNDGREVCKMIEEGNKEAELIYKAMAYQVAKEIGACAAVLKGKVDAIILTGGIAYDKEFTAWIKEDVDFISNVVIYPGEDEMIALAEGGLRVLRGEEEAKKYQ
- the ptb gene encoding phosphate butyryltransferase, with product MIKNFKEVMEIAKQRGPKTISVACAQDFEVLSAVNQAVAEGIVNAILVGDKEKILEIAQNHKIDAGQFEIIDVKDAVEACRKAVELVSSGKAHMVMKGLVDTSVVLKAVLDPEIGLRTGNVLSHVAVFDVKEYDRLFFVTDAAMNLAPDLNTKKQIIENAVQVAHALDIPEPKVAALCAVEKVNPKMKDTVEAAALEEMNKNGELTGCIVGGPFALDNAVSMEAAKHKGINHPVAGQAEILLVPDIEAGNILYKSMVFFAGAKNAGLIVGAKAPVVLTSRADSDEAKLYSIALGVLCAAKLF
- a CDS encoding 4Fe-4S dicluster domain-containing protein, which translates into the protein MAKVQGRVIFDENRCKGCTLCTTVCPVKIIEMDKTRINAKGYNPATVTKENMEKCIACASCATICPDVVITVEKVD
- a CDS encoding response regulator transcription factor, producing MNVVLIVEDEILEQEFLKTMVLGELSPEDKVLTTESGIQAVQLAKQHRPNIIIMDLMIAEVDGLTAIQDIRKFLPNACITILSAYSDFSYAQKAINLKVFEYLLKPVKPSAFKEIFKKMLEIAHEESMISEPIEKTFLPLQEEHQSFIQESVTYIQEHFKEKLTLEMTASRVFMNPKYFSRVFKKEMGISFTEFIIQLRIQYACRLLETTNYPAYRISSECGFSDPSYFNRVFCAQLNMTPQTYRKNSQAQQH